The Streptomyces sp. Mut1 genome window below encodes:
- a CDS encoding lipase maturation factor family protein: MEWFTADGYWLGRLVFQKALAVVYLAAFLGAALQFRALIGERGMLPAPEVLRRTDWRGAPGLFRLHYSDRFFAVVAWTGCAVAVALIVGVDNRVPLGAAMALWALPWLLYLSIVQVGGVWYGFGWESLLLETGFLAVFLGNADTAPPVLVLWLLRWVLFRLEFGAGLIKWRGDACWRNLTCLYFHHETQPMPGPLSWFFHRLPRPVHRAEAAANHVTQLLVPVLLLTPQPVASVAAGLMIVTQLWLVLSGNFAWLNWLTITLALPVIDWSPLTEPPAQRGAPVWYEAVVIAVTVLILALSYHPARNLVSRRQVMNRSFDPLHLVNTYGAFGSVSRVRLEVVVEGTDDAVVHPGTVWKEYGFRGKPGDPRRLPRQFAPYHLRLDWLMWFAALSPAYARAWFGPFVERLLENDRDTLRLLRHNPFPGAPPAQVRARVFRYRFTTWRELRATGCWWHRTFVRDFLRPTRR, translated from the coding sequence ATGGAGTGGTTCACCGCGGACGGGTACTGGCTCGGCCGGCTGGTCTTTCAGAAGGCCCTCGCCGTCGTCTATCTGGCCGCGTTCCTCGGCGCGGCGCTCCAGTTCCGGGCGCTGATCGGTGAACGCGGCATGCTGCCCGCCCCGGAGGTCCTGCGGCGCACCGACTGGCGCGGCGCGCCCGGCCTCTTCCGCCTCCACTACTCCGACCGCTTCTTCGCCGTGGTCGCCTGGACCGGCTGCGCGGTCGCCGTCGCGCTGATCGTGGGCGTGGACAACCGGGTGCCGCTGGGGGCCGCGATGGCGCTCTGGGCCCTGCCGTGGCTGCTGTATCTGTCGATCGTGCAGGTCGGCGGCGTCTGGTACGGCTTCGGCTGGGAGTCGCTGCTCCTCGAAACGGGATTCCTCGCCGTCTTCCTGGGCAACGCGGACACGGCGCCACCGGTGCTCGTGCTGTGGCTGCTGCGGTGGGTGCTGTTCCGGCTGGAGTTCGGCGCCGGGCTCATCAAGTGGCGCGGCGACGCCTGCTGGCGGAATCTGACGTGCCTGTACTTCCACCACGAGACCCAGCCGATGCCGGGGCCCCTGAGCTGGTTCTTCCACCGTCTCCCCCGGCCCGTGCACCGGGCGGAGGCGGCGGCCAACCATGTGACCCAGCTGCTCGTCCCGGTCCTGCTCCTCACCCCGCAGCCGGTGGCGAGCGTGGCGGCCGGGCTGATGATCGTCACGCAGTTGTGGCTGGTGCTCTCGGGGAACTTCGCCTGGCTGAACTGGCTGACCATCACGCTCGCCCTGCCGGTCATCGACTGGTCGCCGCTGACCGAGCCGCCGGCCCAGCGGGGCGCGCCCGTATGGTACGAGGCCGTGGTGATCGCGGTGACCGTGCTGATCCTCGCCCTCAGCTACCACCCGGCCCGCAATCTGGTCTCCCGCCGTCAGGTGATGAACCGGTCCTTCGACCCGTTGCACCTGGTCAACACGTACGGCGCGTTCGGCAGCGTCAGCCGGGTCCGGCTGGAGGTGGTGGTCGAGGGCACCGACGACGCGGTGGTGCACCCGGGCACGGTGTGGAAGGAATACGGCTTTCGGGGCAAGCCGGGCGACCCGCGCAGGCTGCCGCGCCAGTTCGCCCCGTACCATCTGCGGCTGGACTGGCTGATGTGGTTCGCGGCGCTGTCGCCCGCGTACGCCCGTGCCTGGTTCGGCCCGTTCGTGGAACGGCTGCTGGAGAACGACCGGGACACGCTGCGGCTGCTGCGGCACAACCCGTTCCCCGGCGCCCCGCCGGCCCAGGTGCGGGCCAGGGTCTTCCGCTACCGGTTCACCACGTGGCGCGAGCTGCGGGCCACCGGCTGCTGGTGGCACCGCACCTTCGTCCGCGACTTCCTGCGCCCGACCAGGAGGTAG